In the genome of Paenibacillus pabuli, one region contains:
- a CDS encoding HAMP domain-containing sensor histidine kinase, protein MKHWPLAIKIWFVFAALLLCLFLMMASVLPYLLKSFFTEQTYAMIRDSQQQLNFVADISDKGHLELRDDGGVGLKMTLPTDQAAPDDDLADGRFEKVQPTGYMGGPAIGHLLLVEGKAYFLNSDRSLPDSLTKRLEQEAAGQLKALETNAVKVDGHILFYAISKASNGGSSVLISYAWSEYRNEMTGAMFRNLLLLLIAFMILSSIPCIWLARYLSGPLTRMKRQVKRMSEGNWHEPFESGRRDEIGKLSLAFDEMRQRLLRQDETQQALLQNISHELKTPVMIIRNYAQSIVDGIYPRGTMEGSVDTILQESDRIMERIYELISLSRLQYVSSREVPHQWFNIADVVQGTVERLRFRRPALHWIVEPPSWRIHGNVEQWRVVFENLLDNQIRYAHRQISITASVDESRTRIIEIRNDGPLLEAAMLKDLFEPYRTGAGGQFGLGLAIVRQILTSCGAQIEVSNEQSGVSFRLKLAKEDRE, encoded by the coding sequence ATGAAGCATTGGCCTTTGGCAATCAAAATATGGTTCGTCTTCGCCGCTTTGTTGCTTTGCTTATTTTTGATGATGGCCTCGGTTCTCCCCTATCTGCTGAAAAGCTTTTTTACCGAGCAAACCTACGCGATGATTCGGGATTCCCAGCAGCAATTAAACTTTGTTGCGGACATTTCTGATAAAGGACATCTAGAGTTAAGAGATGACGGCGGTGTAGGGTTAAAGATGACCCTGCCAACGGATCAAGCGGCGCCGGATGACGATCTCGCAGACGGACGATTCGAAAAAGTTCAGCCGACCGGATACATGGGCGGGCCCGCGATCGGCCATTTATTATTGGTGGAAGGGAAAGCGTATTTTCTGAACAGTGACAGGAGCTTGCCCGATTCATTAACCAAGCGGCTCGAGCAGGAGGCCGCCGGGCAATTAAAGGCGCTTGAGACTAACGCAGTCAAAGTGGATGGCCACATCCTTTTTTACGCCATCTCCAAAGCCTCGAATGGCGGCTCAAGCGTACTGATCTCCTATGCATGGTCGGAGTATCGCAATGAGATGACCGGAGCAATGTTCCGCAACTTGCTGCTGCTTCTGATCGCATTTATGATACTCAGCTCGATTCCTTGCATCTGGCTCGCTCGGTATTTATCCGGCCCGCTCACCCGGATGAAGCGCCAAGTGAAACGAATGTCGGAGGGCAACTGGCATGAACCGTTCGAGTCGGGACGAAGAGACGAGATTGGCAAGCTGTCCCTCGCCTTCGACGAAATGCGCCAGCGGCTGCTTCGCCAGGATGAGACGCAGCAAGCGCTGCTGCAAAACATTTCTCATGAGTTAAAAACGCCTGTGATGATTATTCGAAACTATGCGCAGTCCATTGTTGACGGCATTTATCCGAGAGGAACGATGGAGGGAAGCGTGGACACCATCCTGCAGGAGTCCGACCGGATCATGGAGCGGATTTACGAACTGATATCGCTTAGCAGACTACAGTACGTTTCTTCGCGCGAGGTTCCCCACCAATGGTTTAACATCGCTGATGTGGTCCAAGGCACGGTGGAGCGGCTGCGCTTCCGTCGACCGGCGCTTCATTGGATTGTTGAACCGCCTTCTTGGCGAATCCACGGCAATGTTGAGCAATGGCGGGTCGTGTTTGAAAATTTGCTGGACAATCAAATCCGCTATGCCCATAGACAAATTTCCATCACGGCTTCCGTGGACGAGTCCCGCACACGAATCATTGAAATTCGTAATGACGGACCACTACTCGAAGCCGCAATGCTGAAAGACTTGTTTGAACCGTACCGCACGGGGGCGGGCGGCCAGTTCGGGCTTGGTCTTGCCATCGTCAGGCAAATCTTGACCAGCTGCGGGGCGCAGATCGAGGTGAGCAATGAACAATCGGGCGTCAGCTTTCGGCTGAAGCTTGCCAAGGAGGACAGAGAATGA
- a CDS encoding response regulator transcription factor yields MYTIYLVEDEVSLNQLICSYLRREGWNVVSFKDGEEAKRAITQEPHLWILDIMLPGIDGYQLIREIRKANESIPVIFISARDSDLDRINGLELGSDDYLAKPFQTRELIIRVSKLLERIYGKALHTQSAAPIAQNEYPPYTIDRQARIVRESSGKEVELTSKEFDLLHYFVSHAGLVVQREHILNEVWGRDYFGSDRVVDDLIWRLRKKMPELRLETLYGLGYRLVKR; encoded by the coding sequence TTGTATACCATCTATCTTGTTGAGGACGAAGTCAGTTTAAATCAGCTCATTTGTTCATACTTGCGGCGGGAAGGCTGGAATGTTGTTTCCTTTAAGGATGGGGAGGAAGCCAAACGTGCGATAACGCAGGAGCCTCATCTGTGGATACTGGATATTATGCTTCCCGGAATAGACGGCTATCAACTCATTCGCGAGATCCGTAAAGCAAACGAGTCCATTCCAGTTATCTTTATTTCTGCGCGGGATTCCGATCTGGACCGGATTAACGGCCTGGAGCTGGGTAGCGACGACTACTTGGCTAAGCCGTTTCAGACGCGCGAGCTCATCATCCGCGTCAGCAAGCTGTTGGAGCGCATTTATGGAAAAGCACTTCATACACAGTCTGCTGCGCCGATTGCACAGAACGAATATCCGCCCTATACGATTGATAGACAAGCCCGCATTGTGAGGGAGAGTTCGGGAAAAGAAGTGGAGCTGACATCTAAGGAATTCGATCTGCTGCACTATTTTGTGTCGCATGCCGGATTGGTCGTGCAGCGCGAACATATTTTGAATGAGGTCTGGGGTCGGGACTACTTCGGCTCGGACCGCGTCGTGGACGATCTCATCTGGCGATTGCGAAAAAAAATGCCGGAGCTGCGGTTGGAAACCTTATACGGCCTCGGGTATAGGTTGGTGAAACGATGA